The following proteins are encoded in a genomic region of Nonomuraea muscovyensis:
- a CDS encoding alpha/beta fold hydrolase — translation MDILLVAGLWLDGSAWDDVVPELEALGHRPVPITLPGQGDGSASASLDDQVAAVLAAVDAASGKPMVVGHSAACTLAWLAADARPERIAKVALIGGFPSADGQPYADFFELKDGVMPFPGWGPFEGPDSADLGEEARRDFASVAIPVPEGVTKGVVRLTDERRFDVPVLVVCPEFTPAQAQEWIAAGDAAELAKVRNLDLVDIDSGHWPMITRPVELARLLAAAAPGV, via the coding sequence ATGGATATCCTGCTCGTCGCCGGCCTGTGGCTCGACGGATCGGCGTGGGACGACGTCGTGCCCGAGCTCGAGGCGCTCGGCCACCGCCCCGTGCCGATCACCCTGCCCGGTCAGGGCGACGGATCCGCCTCGGCCAGTCTCGACGACCAGGTGGCGGCCGTGCTCGCCGCCGTGGACGCGGCGTCAGGAAAGCCCATGGTGGTGGGGCATTCCGCCGCCTGTACCCTGGCCTGGCTGGCCGCCGACGCGCGCCCGGAGCGGATCGCCAAGGTCGCGCTCATCGGCGGCTTCCCGTCCGCCGACGGGCAGCCCTACGCCGACTTCTTCGAGCTGAAGGACGGCGTCATGCCCTTCCCCGGCTGGGGTCCGTTCGAGGGCCCGGACTCCGCCGACCTCGGCGAGGAGGCCAGGCGGGACTTCGCGTCCGTGGCGATCCCCGTCCCCGAGGGGGTTACGAAGGGCGTGGTGCGCCTGACGGACGAGCGACGGTTCGACGTCCCCGTCCTCGTCGTGTGCCCCGAGTTCACCCCCGCCCAGGCTCAGGAGTGGATCGCCGCCGGTGACGCGGCCGAACTGGCCAAGGTCAGGAACCTTGACCTCGTGGACATCGACTCGGGCCACTGGCCCATGATCACCAGGCCGGTCGAGCTGGCCCGGCTCCTGGCCGCGGCGGCCCCCGGCGTCTGA